The following DNA comes from Flavisolibacter ginsenosidimutans.
CGCTTGCCAGTTTTCTTTTCGTCGTAAGCAACGTAGCCTTTTAAAGTAGTTCCGTTCGCCGAATACGTTACGGGTTCTTCTTTGATGGTGGCACTTGTGGTAGTCGTTTGCATACTGTCTTTTTTGGTTTCTGTTGATTGACTCTCGTTTTGGTTGTTGCAGGAAAGCAAGCCGAGAGCAAAGCAACAGGAGAGAAGGAATGCTGGTTTTGTTTGCATAGAAAAAATTTAAGGGTTTGTATTGGAGACTAAAGTTCAAGAAAAAAGGTCAACAAAAAAGAACCCCGCAAAGTTGCGGGGTCTGTTGAATTTTATTGCTGGAGACGATCCTTCGTCAAGCTCAGGGTGACCATCCTTTCGGCGAGTAGAGGACGCCTCAGACAGCTTAAACTAAGCTGATTTTACTTTTTCCTTTTTCTTTTCGGCGCCTTGTTGTTTTTTAATCTTCACTTCTTTGCTGTCAACTTTTATTTTGCCGCCGGGAGTTTTAAACTTGCCGGTACGCGCCAGTTCATCGGCCATGATTACCGCGGAGTAAGCGTTCACCACGCCGCCGGTGCGGCTAAGCGATGAAAGCTTAACTTTTTCGCCGGTTTCCGGGTTCGTCACATCGCCCGTAAACGGCACAGCACTCTGCTCAATAATTGCTTTTACCTGTTGCGGTGTAAACTGCGGATAGTATTCAAGAATCAACGCCGCAACACCGGCAACTACTGGCGAAGCCATTGACGTACCCGAAAAATTTGCGTACGTATTGCCGCCCGGTACCGAAGAATAAATGTTCACACCCGGTGCAAACACGTCCACTTCTTCTTTGCCGTAATTTGAAAAATTGGCGACCAAATTATTTTTCTCTGCGCCGCTTGCACCCACCGTAATCCAATTGGTTGCGCGGTGCTTGTCGGCTTTGAAAACAGGATTGGGAAAGTTCCAGGTCGTGTCATTGTCAGCAGACTCGTTGCCCGCAGCGTGAACCAACAAAACGCCTTTGCTTTCCGCATAACGTACTGCATCGTCTACCCAGGATTTTTCCGGCGAAACGCCTTTGCCAAAACTCATGTTGATGACCTTCGCACCGTTGTCAACCGCGTAGCGAATGGCGTTTGCAATGTCTTTGTCGTGCTCGTCGCCATCCGGTACGGCACGCACCATCATGATGCGAACGTTATCGGCAATGCCGTCAATGCCTTTGCCGTTTTTGCGGGCGGCGGCAATGATGCCGGAAACGTGTGTTCCGTGATCAGCACCCAATGCCTCCACATCGTTGTTGCCGTAATAACGGTCGTTGATGTCGGCTTCGTTATCTTTTACAATATCGCCGCGATAATTTGGCGGCGGCGTTTGAGCTGATTCGGCTTTCGCCATTTCGGATTCCAATTCATCCAACAGGTTTTTGTTGGTGATGTCGGTGTTGTTGTTGTTTTGCGCACTGGTGCCAACCATGATGTTCTTAAACGCAGCCGCTTCTTTCGATTTGGGCGTGTAAGCCTGCAAGTCTTTCACGGAATAAACCGACTTGCCCAAGTCTTTTACAATAGCAGAATCGCCGGTTTTTACTTCGGAATAAATGCGCTTGATGAGCATGATGCTTGACGGATCAACGCCTTTGGTTACGTCCTTTGCGGCCTTGCTCCACATGGTGTACAATTCCTGGTCGTCTTTGCTCAGGGTTGACGGATCTTTTATGTTCTCAAACTTGGCTTTGTAACGATGGTAAACACGGGCGGCTTCGTAACTGTCTTTGCCAACGTTGCGTCCGTCTTTGTTGCCGAGAAAGTTCCAGCCATGAACGTCGTCCACGTAACCGTTTTTATCGTCATCAATGCCGTTGCCGGGAATTTCTTTTGGGTTCGTCCACAAGATGGGACGCAGGTCTTCGTGGGTTGTGTCCACGCCGGAGTCAATCACAGCCACAACAACCGTTTGACTTTTCTTTCCTTTTAAAAAATTGTAGGCTTTATCAAGGCTTATGCCGTAGTAACCGCTTGTTTGCGGATCGGAAAGATGCCAGCCGTTGGGTGCCTGTTTTTGTGCGTAGGTTGCAAGGCTAAGGCCTGCCATTAACAGGGAGAGCAGGGTGCGTTTTACGTTCATATACGATTTCGTTTTTTTGAATAGCGGTAAAAGTAGGCCAAAGAGTTTATAGGACTTGTGAAAACTACCGCCGGTTTCTGGCCGCAAAGCCTGATGCCGCTTACTTTACAGGCCTTTGTTTAAAGAAAATTTCAAGCGTGTATTTATAAGCAAAAGCCTTCCGGTTTGACGGAAGGCTTTTGCTGAAATAAAAGCGTCTTTAGCTTTTTTTCTTTGCCTCTGTTCTCACCAATGCGTAGCCAATGGAGTTGAAATTATAAACAGCGATTTGTGCGTACAGCTTTTTTGCCATGTCCGATTGCCCGTCGGCTTCGTAGGCTTTTGCCAGCCAGTATTGGTTGTAAATGTCTTGTTTGTTCGCCATCATAAAATAGCCGATGGCTTTCTTGTACTCTTTTTGCCGGTAGGCAATTTGCCCCATGACAAATTCATACGTTTCCAGCTTGCGCGGGTTGTGAATGTTTGCCAACGCTGTTTTCATTTCCACGGCTCTGGCGTTTGCTTCTTCAACTTTGTTGTTTGCCAGTGCGGCCAAGACCTTCCACGAAAGCAAATAACTTTTTTCCGTTGCCTGCGCATCGGCGTCTTTAAAGCTTTGCCCAAGCTCATTGGAAAGCGTTTCAAGTTGCGGAAGCATCGTTTGTGTCAGTTGTCCTTTATTGGTATGATATGCAATGGTGATGATGTCGGTGAGATAATTGTATTTGGCCGCATCGGCTTTTTGCGCATCGCTGATGCCGCTGCCCGTTTTTAATTCATTGGTTAAAAAATTAATGGCCTTGTCCGGTGCGTTTTGGTGGAGATAAGTAGCGGCAACGTTTTCCATGGCGAAGGTTGGCGTTGCATCGAGCGCCGCAGCCTTGCGGTAAAGCTCTCTTGCCTTATCGTATTCGCCGGCGAAGGACAGTACGTGTCCTCTTTTGTAGTAAGCTTCGGGAGCTTCTTTGTCGGCTTCAACCGCCATTGCATACGCGGCGTCTGCCTTTTGCAAATTGTTTTGCGCCCGGTAAGTATCGCCCAGCAAAATGTAGGCACCGCTGGTAGGCATCAGGCTTACGAGTTTGTTGGCGTACAGTTCAGCCTTTTTAAAATCCTTGGGTTCTTCAAACAAAAACGAACTGGAAATAACATTGAAGCCACCGGGCCATGAAGGTTCGATTTCCACGGCTTTCATGTACGAAGATCTTGCCTTGTCGTAATCGCCGCCATCGGCGTAGGCCTGGCCCAGCGTAGTGTAAGAGCGGCCAAGGGTTGGGAATTGCGAAACCATTTGTTTGGCGGCGGACAGGCGTTTCTCCACATCGTTGTTCAGATACGTTTCGGCTATTTGGTAGAAAAGCTTTTCCCAATCGTTTGCGTTGCCAAGATTTTCTTTGGCTTTGTTGAGGTTTGCTGTAAACTCCTGCGGCGTTACCGAAACCAGTGCGAGGTAGGTGTAACCGACGGCGAGTTTTGGATCGAGGCCTACGGCTTTTTCAAAATAGGTTCTTGCTTTTTTGGCTTCACTCAGGTCGGCGAATTTCAGTCCTTCTCTGAAATTGGTGACGGCCTCGCCGGAAGTGGACGTGAATTGAATGTTGGACGATCCCGTGGGTTGCGACCATCCAATTGTAGAAAGCAACAGCAGAAGCAGGAACAGAACGGTGTGCACGAGCTGTTTCATAATGCAAGTTTTAAGGCGTGAAGAAATAGAGGAGGCGTTTTGGTAGAGTGGTGGATGGGGGAGCGATTGTCTCTTAAAGTTAGGCTTTTATAAGGAAGAAAGAAATAGGCGGGTGGGCAACGTTAAAGTGTTGTCGAAGCGCAAGAAATAAAATTCCCTCAGACCGGCTAACGGCTGCTGAGTAAAGATAAAAGATGTTGAGCTGTGCATCGTTCAATAGATCCGGTCAAGCTGGTTCTGTGGCTGAACAGAGTACTGCAGTTGAAACAAGACTTCCGTCAGCCTGCATTTTTGCAATCCCTTATTAGCGTATGCCTTTTACATTAACAGTACAAGTAAAAGCTTGTCTTTCCAGCATCTTACCTTTTGGTAAGTTCAATGTTTTCGCATCGGTAACCCTGTAGGTTTGCCCTATAAAGATTACCGATTATGCCAACGAGAAAAATATTTTTAAAAACAATGGGAATAATGAGCAGCCTATTTATGGTTCCTGAAGCATTTGCCAACAGGGAAAAAGAGGAAGCACAACTGACACCAATGCTTGCCAACAGGAATAAAGAAAATTCCTATTGGTACATAGGTCATTTAATGTCACTGCTCGTTACGTCTAAAGACACGAATGGGCGTTATGCTTTGCTTCGAGCCACAGAACGCCGGGGGCTGGAACCGCCGCCTCATACCCACACAAAAGAAGACGAAGCTTTTTTGATACTGGAAGGCGAAGTTGTGTACACGGTAGGCAATCAAACATTCCACGCAAAAGAAGGCGATCTTATGTTTTTGCCTAAAAACATCCAGCACTCTTTTAAAATACAATCTGAAAAGCTGGAAACGTTGATTTTGCTTACTCCCGGCGGATTGGAAAATTACTTTGTTGAAATGAGCAATCCTGCGGAAAAATTGCAGCTTCCACCTATGCCTCAAGGACCGCCTGATATTAAAAAGCTGGTTGCGACAGCGTCAAAATATGGTGTCAAGTTTCCAAAGATGTAAACAATAAAACCTTTATTCTCTTTCAGCCATACCGTCTTCTATAGCTTCGATAACAGGCACAGGTGTCAGGCTCATTTCTTTGCTAACCTGTTCATCCTGTAAGTTGAAATAACCCCATTCCACTATCGCATTGATGACGGGGATTAAGCTTCGGCCCATAGACGATAACGCATATTCGGTTTTGGCCGTTGGAAATTCAAAACTGTTACGGTTAATAATTTTTTTCTGAACAAAAAAGTCCAGCTCCTGCATCAGTATTTTATCTGATAGGCCGGGCAGTTTACTTTTAATTTCACCGAAGCCCATGGATTGATTGCTTAAATTCCACAGGATGCCCATTTGCCATTTACCGGCAATGAATTGCCTGGCATGCTGAACCGGGCAGCCAGTATATAGCTCATCTGTATTGTTCATAACGTCAAGTTAGACTACTCCACATTTGTGGCAAAGCGCTTTCTGAGATTTCCACTAACGGAACAGGTGTTTATGAAGTAGCGGTATTCAGTGTTACTTCAGCCTCACGCTTGTTCCAATGATAAATAAAGATATGTTGTTGAGCACTTGCTGTCAAGCCGCTATTTTATAAACACCATGTTGTGCGTTCGCTTTTCCTCAAGCAGCGTCTTAAATCAAGTGCTTAAGTTTGTTGTAACTGTCTTTTGGAAACTCAAATAGACGCCACTGTTTTTTATATTCTTCCATTGTGGTTCTACCCAGTAGGTCTTCTATACCAGCAAGTACAGTCTTTGTAAAGTTCTTAAGCGTGTCAGTGTCCTGATAAACAAGCTTTTTATTTGTCACAATTGTTGGCACTATTGCTATTTCTTCCCATTCGTCACTCCAATAAACCTCAATCTTCAAATGGCTGTCACTAACTGTTGTCAAGACAAGGCTATGCTCTCCTGGCTCATCTGCAAAAACGACCTTTTCCGAAGTAGTTTCCTTTTGTAATAAACGTTGTAGTGCTTCAAAAAAATCAGATAGAGGGTCGCTCAAATATGAAACCTCAAAGGTGATGGTTTGTTTGTCGTTGGCGAAGGTAACTTCAGCCCAACCTGTTCCAGTCAGCCAGTAATTAAAATGTCTTGTTATGTTAGGAAGATTATTCACGGTATTTTGGAAACGGACTGTTATGTAAAGTGACGCACAACACGTAAATATATGCTACTGCGGGTATAACTTTCTCTTGGTTTCCAACACAAATTTATACCCGCAACCGCTTGCCAAATAGACTTACAAAACACACAAGTGTGCGACGCAACAAAAGCCAAATGGATAGACGAACTTCTGATTTATAAAAATTCATCGCATACCCTTATTGAACTTTGCAAAAGAAAGTAAAACCCGTGGCCTCAACTTTGTAACCGCCAAACTAAAAATCGCATGGTTGAAAAGCATTCCGTCGGCGGAAAAGACGTGTGGATTAAAGTGGACCCGCGTCCGGTACATCGTGAAAATCCAAATGTTATTCCTACCGAATATTTTACGGCAACGATCTTTTTCAAAGAACCAACTGAAAACGAAAGCGGTGGCGAAACAATAACCGAAGACGGCGAAGCAAAGTTGTTTGAGTCGCCGGTGGCGGCCTTGAGCTTTGCCCGGAAAGCCGCTGAAAAAAAGCAGCCTGAACAATTGGAATGATTTTTTCTTTACTGCCGGTGCAAATGAAAATTGCCTGAGAACTTTTAATCGTACACACATTCACCAAAAGAACCTACATCATGGAACAACCGACTCTCGAAAGCACCAAAACCAAGAAGGTGCTTATCATTGAAGACGAAGGCGACATGTGCCTTCTGTTGAATATTTTACTCAACGGAAAAGAAATGGAGCTTGAACACGTAAAAGACCTTGCGGCGGCGCAAGCTTATCTTGAACAAACGCAACCGGCCGTTGTCATCCTCGACAACAAACTGCCCGACGGTTACGGCGTTGATTTCATCGGCTTCATTAAAAAGAATTATCCGAACATCCGCATCATCATGATCTCGGGTTTTGATGCGTCGGCGGAGGACGTGGCGCTGGAAAACGGTGCGGACGTTTTTTTGCAAAAACCTTTTACAAGAGACCAGCTTTACCAGGCCATTAAAGGGTTGATGAATTAGTTTGAAAAAGCCCGGTTGAAAAACCGGGCTTTGTTTTTACGCAATGTTGAAAGAAGAAAGCCGTTGTTAGCCTTCTACAAAATGCCAGCAAACACCCGCAAGATCAATGACGTTTACTTCGCGGCCGTAGGGTTGATTTACCGGTTCGCCCAAACGAATACCGTACTTCTCTACTAAACCTTTCTCTTTTACTTCTTTCCAAAACTCATCGGCACTCGTCACGCGAACGCTGATCATAAAATTTTCCGCAAAGGCTTTGTCATCATACTTCTGTAAAATGAACTTGCATTCACCGCTTTCAAAACCGGCATAGTCGCCGGCATCCCAGGTAAGCGTAAAACCCAGTTCCTGAAAAAAATCTTTGGCTTTGGCAATGTCGGTGCCCGACGGCACAAAAGGCTGAAGAGAAAGAAAAGTCATGGTTGTTTTTTATGAATGATTGGCAAGATTACACTCAAACGATTTCCCTTTGCCCAATCATTTCGGCTTCAACTTCCTTGCAGGTTTGCTTGAGCAAGGCGTACAAGGCATCCATCGTTTCAAGCGTTGTATGAATGTTTACGGGGTTGATGCGAAACCAGGTCTTGCCTTTCATTTCGGTAGAAGCAAACCAAAATTTTCCGCCGCGTTCCATGCGGGCCGCCACTTCGTAATGCAAGGCCTTGGATTGCTCTTTAGTTAAGTCGTTGCCTTTGTAATGCAGACAGATGGCCGACATCGGCGGCTCAATGGCTGATTCAAATAAGCCATCTTTTATGGCAAGACGGTGCAAGTGTTTTGCCTGCGCAATATTCTGGTCAATCCATTCACCAATTTGTTCTTTTCCGTAGTGCTGAAAACTGGCCCAGACTTTCAAACTCCTGAAACGTTTTGATTGTTCGAAACCGTGAACGTAAAACTGGTAGCGTTCCGATTTTTGATTTGTTCTGTCCGTAAGATAAGCGTGTTGAATGCCGAAGGATTTTGTAAGGCGCTGATGGTCTTTTACCAACACGGCGCCGGCATCAAGCGGTGCGTAAAACCATTTGTGCGGATCAATGGTAACAGAATCAGCAAGGCTCAATCCTTTCAACGCAGTCGGATATTTCTGCGAAAGCAACATGCCACCGCCGTAAGCCGCATCTACATGAAACCAACAGTTCTCTCTTTTTGCAATTTTTGATAATGCCTCCAAATCATCTACTGCGCCAAGGTTTGTCGTTCCAGCAAGTCCAACAATGCAAATGGGTTTTATCCCTTTTGCTTTGTCATTGGCAATCGCTTCTTCCAGCGCATCAATCCGAACGCGGTAAGATTCATCGGTTGGCAGTGCACGCAAATAATTTCTTCCAATGCCCGCGGCATCTACCGATTTATCAATGGATACGTGGCGTTCTTCGGAAACATAAACAGCCCACTCGCCGTGCAAACCTTCGTGCTGCGCCGTGTCGCCGGTGGTCCAGTCGCGGCCCAGTTTAATGCCGATGAAATTTGCCATCATACCGCCGCTGGTTAAGTTGCCGCCGGCGTTTTCATCGTAACCGATCAAATCATTCAACCAACGAATTACTCTTCTTTCCATCGCAACGGCTGAAGGGCCGATGGTGTAGGCGCCAACGTTTTGATTGATGGCCGATGCAAGAAGATCGGCAAGAATTCCGGCGGGATTTGGCGAAGGCGTGATGAGGCCCATATAGCCTGGATGATTGACGTGTGTGAGATAAGGCATCAATTTTTCTTCGAGTTCTTTTTGTAATTGCGCAAGGGGTTTTGGCTTTTGCGGAATGGCTTCGTCAAAGAGTTCGTATAAAAAAGAAGGCTCTACATCGGGAAACAAAGCTTTGCCGGAAACGTTGTTTAAATAATCCGCGATGTAATCAACAAGGTAATGGCCGGCCTGCCTGAATTCTTCGTGTTGCATGAGTGGATTTTGGTTTGCTTAAAGGTAATTGAAATGGCAATCGGCTGTCGGCTGTCGGCTGTCGGCAATCAGCTGCCAGCCAAGAACATAGATCCAACAATACTGTGTCAAAATATTTTCGCCAAACAAAACGCCTGAATTTAGTTCAGGCGTTTTGGGTTTATTGCTAATTGCTGACGGCCGATTGCTGGTAGCTCACCGCCTTCATTTGTGCGCAACGGCGGCGCTTGTCGGGCCGGCCAATGGAATGCGTTCCGTGCGTTTAAAGCCTGCGGCTTTTGTCCAGCGTTCAAAGTCAGCCATCGTGTAATCAAAAGCATCGCCGTTTTCAATCAGCATGTTTAAACTCATAAGCAAGCCGAATGTGTTTTGCCGGCGTTCGTCGTCAATGATGTTTTCAATCGCCATCAAAGCGCCGCCTTCGGGTAAGAGGTCATAAACTTTTTTCACCAATTGGGCTTTGGTTTCTTCGTTCATGCCGTGCAGGATATTTCCCATTGTAACGATGCCGGCTTTTGGTAACTCGTCTTTTAAAAAATCGCCACCGGCAACGCGAATGCGGTTGGATAAACTGAACTGCGCAATTTTTCGTTCAGCCAATGGCTTAACCGGCGGCAAGTCATAGGTTGTGCATTGAATGGATGGATGCCGCAAGCAAACCTGAACACTCAACCATCCATCGGCGCCGCCAACGTCCAACATCGTATCGTATGTGTTGAAGTCAAATTTGTTAACGAGCAGCATAAAGTTCCCGGCCTGAATACCGCTCATGGCATCCATAAATTCCTGTAGCCTTTCTTCGTTTTGATAGAGTTCGGTAAAAAATTCCATGTTGCCTTGCGGCTTGCCCTTGCCTTCGTTTTGGGGTTGTCCCGTACGCAAGCCGTCTTCTAAATCGTTCCAAAATTTATAGAGACGGTTGTTGGCCATTTCCAGTATTCCGCCGGTGTAGCTGCGCTTGTTTTTATCAAGAAAAAAATCCGTGTCTTCGGCGTTGCTGTAAAGCGCTTCGTCCAGCAGGCCTTTGCGCTCCAAAAGCCCAAGTGAAACAAGAGCGTCAAGCCAATCGTACACATGCCGGTCGGATGCGCCCAGGCCCAATTTCTCTTTGATGCCTTTTGCGGATAAAGCACCGCTGGCCAGATGTGTGAATAAATTCAGTTTTACAGCCGTAAGCAAAACTTTTGAAGCCCAAAAGCCCATGCCGAATTGCATGATGCGTGAAGGATCTAACGTTACGGGGACGTTTGTTTGTTTGGCAGTTGATTCAGCAAGCATAACGTGTGAGGTTTAACGGTGAGGAAAGACTGTTTCCTTAAAGTTAAAAATTCTGACTTGGATAAAGTCGTTCAGTCGCGAAGGCTTTTCTCCATCACCATAAACTGAAGCGGTTGTTTCGGAATGCCGAAGGCCGGATCCTTTGGAAAATCTTCGCGGAAACCTGTGTCCACAAAACCTTTGCGGCCGTAATAAGCAATGAGTTCGTCTCTTGCGGTGATGACGGTCATTTTTATTTTTTTGCAGCCAATTTGTTTTGCGTGCTTTTCCGAAGCGGCCATCAACTGTGCACCCAAACCCTTGCCTTGCAATTCGGGCTTTACGGTCAACATGCCGAGGTATAATGCATCGTTCTGTTTTTCAAGATAAACGCAACCGTTTAACTCGCCGTCTTCTTCTGCCAACAGAACGATGGCGTCGTTGCGATTTATCGTTCTTCTTAGTGAGTCCTCGCTGGTGCGAACGCCGTCCAACAAATCGGCTTCGGTGGTCCAGCCTTTTTTTGAGCTATCGCCGCGGTAAGCGCTGTTTACAAGCTTGTTCAATGCGGGAGCATCGGAGGTTGTTGCCGTGCGAAAATTCATAACGCGAAGATAAAACGGCAAAGCGTTGAAAAAGGAACTGCTTGCTCTGGAGCGTCCAACGCAATTGATCTTTTTTGAAGCTGAACATTTATTGCGGCATGTTTTTTAAGGCGCATAACAAATGCAATTTGTTTTGAGGAACAGATAAGACGATCATCAATTTAAAGGGAAGCAACAAATTTTTTACGAACGAAAAAACAACGCATTATGTTAGCCATGAATTACCGCGGGCCCTTCCGTGTGCGGGCCGATCGCAACAAACCTTATCCCGAAATTCTGCACCCTGGCGACGCCATTGTGCAGGTGACACGTTCGTGCATTTGCGGTTCTGACTTGCACCTCTATCACGGCCTTGTTCCGGACACAAGAGTAGGCATGACCTTCGGCCACGAGTTCACCGGCATTGTTGTAGAAACAGGTTCGGCCGTACAGAAACTTAAAGTTGGCGATCACGTGCTGGTACCCTTCAACATTGCTTGCGGCATGTGTCCGTTTTGCAAGCAGGAACTCTACGGCAATTGCCACGAATCCAACCCCGAAGCCACCGCCGTTGGCGGCATTTTTGGCTATTCGCACACAGCCGGTGGCTACGACGGCGGACAGGCAGAATACGTTCGCGTGCCTTATGCCGACGTTAGTCCAACCGTAATTCCACAAGGCATGGATCTGGACGATGCTGTGTTGTTAACCGATGTTGTGCCGACGGGTTATCAGGCAGCCGAAATGGGCGGTATTAAAAAGGGTGATACGGTGGTAGT
Coding sequences within:
- a CDS encoding GNAT family N-acetyltransferase; its protein translation is MNFRTATTSDAPALNKLVNSAYRGDSSKKGWTTEADLLDGVRTSEDSLRRTINRNDAIVLLAEEDGELNGCVYLEKQNDALYLGMLTVKPELQGKGLGAQLMAASEKHAKQIGCKKIKMTVITARDELIAYYGRKGFVDTGFREDFPKDPAFGIPKQPLQFMVMEKSLRD
- a CDS encoding VOC family protein, translating into MTFLSLQPFVPSGTDIAKAKDFFQELGFTLTWDAGDYAGFESGECKFILQKYDDKAFAENFMISVRVTSADEFWKEVKEKGLVEKYGIRLGEPVNQPYGREVNVIDLAGVCWHFVEG
- a CDS encoding methyltransferase, translating into MLAESTAKQTNVPVTLDPSRIMQFGMGFWASKVLLTAVKLNLFTHLASGALSAKGIKEKLGLGASDRHVYDWLDALVSLGLLERKGLLDEALYSNAEDTDFFLDKNKRSYTGGILEMANNRLYKFWNDLEDGLRTGQPQNEGKGKPQGNMEFFTELYQNEERLQEFMDAMSGIQAGNFMLLVNKFDFNTYDTMLDVGGADGWLSVQVCLRHPSIQCTTYDLPPVKPLAERKIAQFSLSNRIRVAGGDFLKDELPKAGIVTMGNILHGMNEETKAQLVKKVYDLLPEGGALMAIENIIDDERRQNTFGLLMSLNMLIENGDAFDYTMADFERWTKAAGFKRTERIPLAGPTSAAVAHK
- a CDS encoding cupin domain-containing protein, whose protein sequence is MPTRKIFLKTMGIMSSLFMVPEAFANREKEEAQLTPMLANRNKENSYWYIGHLMSLLVTSKDTNGRYALLRATERRGLEPPPHTHTKEDEAFLILEGEVVYTVGNQTFHAKEGDLMFLPKNIQHSFKIQSEKLETLILLTPGGLENYFVEMSNPAEKLQLPPMPQGPPDIKKLVATASKYGVKFPKM
- a CDS encoding winged helix-turn-helix transcriptional regulator; this encodes MNNTDELYTGCPVQHARQFIAGKWQMGILWNLSNQSMGFGEIKSKLPGLSDKILMQELDFFVQKKIINRNSFEFPTAKTEYALSSMGRSLIPVINAIVEWGYFNLQDEQVSKEMSLTPVPVIEAIEDGMAERE
- a CDS encoding pyridoxal phosphate-dependent decarboxylase family protein — its product is MQHEEFRQAGHYLVDYIADYLNNVSGKALFPDVEPSFLYELFDEAIPQKPKPLAQLQKELEEKLMPYLTHVNHPGYMGLITPSPNPAGILADLLASAINQNVGAYTIGPSAVAMERRVIRWLNDLIGYDENAGGNLTSGGMMANFIGIKLGRDWTTGDTAQHEGLHGEWAVYVSEERHVSIDKSVDAAGIGRNYLRALPTDESYRVRIDALEEAIANDKAKGIKPICIVGLAGTTNLGAVDDLEALSKIAKRENCWFHVDAAYGGGMLLSQKYPTALKGLSLADSVTIDPHKWFYAPLDAGAVLVKDHQRLTKSFGIQHAYLTDRTNQKSERYQFYVHGFEQSKRFRSLKVWASFQHYGKEQIGEWIDQNIAQAKHLHRLAIKDGLFESAIEPPMSAICLHYKGNDLTKEQSKALHYEVAARMERGGKFWFASTEMKGKTWFRINPVNIHTTLETMDALYALLKQTCKEVEAEMIGQREIV
- a CDS encoding S8 family peptidase, producing the protein MNVKRTLLSLLMAGLSLATYAQKQAPNGWHLSDPQTSGYYGISLDKAYNFLKGKKSQTVVVAVIDSGVDTTHEDLRPILWTNPKEIPGNGIDDDKNGYVDDVHGWNFLGNKDGRNVGKDSYEAARVYHRYKAKFENIKDPSTLSKDDQELYTMWSKAAKDVTKGVDPSSIMLIKRIYSEVKTGDSAIVKDLGKSVYSVKDLQAYTPKSKEAAAFKNIMVGTSAQNNNNTDITNKNLLDELESEMAKAESAQTPPPNYRGDIVKDNEADINDRYYGNNDVEALGADHGTHVSGIIAAARKNGKGIDGIADNVRIMMVRAVPDGDEHDKDIANAIRYAVDNGAKVINMSFGKGVSPEKSWVDDAVRYAESKGVLLVHAAGNESADNDTTWNFPNPVFKADKHRATNWITVGASGAEKNNLVANFSNYGKEEVDVFAPGVNIYSSVPGGNTYANFSGTSMASPVVAGVAALILEYYPQFTPQQVKAIIEQSAVPFTGDVTNPETGEKVKLSSLSRTGGVVNAYSAVIMADELARTGKFKTPGGKIKVDSKEVKIKKQQGAEKKKEKVKSA
- a CDS encoding tetratricopeptide repeat protein; the encoded protein is MKQLVHTVLFLLLLLLSTIGWSQPTGSSNIQFTSTSGEAVTNFREGLKFADLSEAKKARTYFEKAVGLDPKLAVGYTYLALVSVTPQEFTANLNKAKENLGNANDWEKLFYQIAETYLNNDVEKRLSAAKQMVSQFPTLGRSYTTLGQAYADGGDYDKARSSYMKAVEIEPSWPGGFNVISSSFLFEEPKDFKKAELYANKLVSLMPTSGAYILLGDTYRAQNNLQKADAAYAMAVEADKEAPEAYYKRGHVLSFAGEYDKARELYRKAAALDATPTFAMENVAATYLHQNAPDKAINFLTNELKTGSGISDAQKADAAKYNYLTDIITIAYHTNKGQLTQTMLPQLETLSNELGQSFKDADAQATEKSYLLSWKVLAALANNKVEEANARAVEMKTALANIHNPRKLETYEFVMGQIAYRQKEYKKAIGYFMMANKQDIYNQYWLAKAYEADGQSDMAKKLYAQIAVYNFNSIGYALVRTEAKKKS
- a CDS encoding response regulator translates to MEQPTLESTKTKKVLIIEDEGDMCLLLNILLNGKEMELEHVKDLAAAQAYLEQTQPAVVILDNKLPDGYGVDFIGFIKKNYPNIRIIMISGFDASAEDVALENGADVFLQKPFTRDQLYQAIKGLMN